The following proteins are encoded in a genomic region of Maribacter hydrothermalis:
- a CDS encoding ribose-phosphate pyrophosphokinase, protein MPYQVPQPKIFACTQSKILGEKIAKAYGMELGNVIFSRYSDGEFQPSFEESIRGTRIFIIGSTHPGPENLMEMLLMIDAAKRASARHITAVMPYFGWARQDRKDKPRVPIAAKLVAKMLETAGATRIITMDLHADQIQGFFEKPVDHLFASTLFLPYLKSLGLNNLTIASPDMGGSKRAYAYSKALDCDVVVCYKQRAKANIISHMELIGDVQGKNVVLVDDMVDTAGTLTKAADLMMERGAISVRAITTHGLLSGNAYEKIENSKLTELIITDSIPIEVKSDKVRVLSCANLFADVMDKVHNNNSISSKFLM, encoded by the coding sequence ATGCCATACCAAGTACCACAACCGAAAATATTTGCTTGTACCCAAAGTAAAATCTTAGGCGAAAAAATCGCTAAGGCTTACGGAATGGAATTGGGTAATGTAATTTTTTCTCGTTACAGTGATGGTGAGTTTCAACCTTCTTTTGAAGAATCTATTCGTGGAACACGAATTTTTATAATTGGTTCTACACACCCTGGCCCAGAAAATTTAATGGAAATGTTATTGATGATCGATGCTGCAAAAAGAGCATCTGCGCGTCACATAACAGCCGTTATGCCTTATTTTGGGTGGGCAAGACAAGATAGAAAAGACAAACCTAGAGTGCCTATAGCAGCAAAACTAGTTGCTAAAATGCTAGAGACAGCAGGTGCTACTAGAATTATAACGATGGATTTGCATGCAGATCAAATACAAGGATTTTTCGAAAAGCCTGTAGATCATTTATTTGCATCAACCTTGTTTTTACCCTACCTAAAAAGTCTTGGGTTAAATAACCTTACGATAGCTTCCCCAGATATGGGCGGTTCTAAAAGAGCATATGCCTATTCCAAAGCTTTAGATTGTGATGTTGTAGTTTGTTATAAGCAAAGAGCAAAAGCCAATATTATTTCGCATATGGAGCTCATTGGCGATGTACAAGGAAAAAATGTAGTGCTTGTTGACGACATGGTCGATACTGCAGGAACATTAACAAAAGCGGCCGATTTAATGATGGAGCGTGGTGCTATTAGTGTACGAGCTATAACAACACATGGTTTATTATCGGGTAATGCATACGAGAAAATTGAAAACTCTAAGCTTACGGAATTGATAATTACAGATTCAATTCCTATTGAGGTAAAGAGTGATAAAGTAAGAGTATTAAGCTGTGCCAATTTATTTGCAGATGTAATGGATAAGGTACATAACAACAATTCTATTTCTTCTAAATTCTTAATGTAG
- the cas9 gene encoding type II CRISPR RNA-guided endonuclease Cas9 (Cas9, originally named Csn1, is the large, multifunctional signature protein of type II CRISPR/Cas systems. It is well known even to general audiences because its RNA-guided endonuclease activity has made it a popular tool for custom editing of eukaryotic genomes.), translated as MKKILGLDLGTNSIGWALIENSFTEKEGKINDMGVRIIPMSADILGKFDAGQSHSQTAERTGYRGTRRLYQRDNLRRERLHRVLHILGFLPKHYDEHIDFEKRLGQFKEGKEIKLNYRCNVENKHEFIFISSFNEMLTEFKKAQPELFYLKSNGEETKIPYDWTLYYLRKKALSQPLTKQELAWIILNFNQKRGYYQLRGEEIDDDKNKQFVKLKVKEVINSGEAVKGKPLFDVIFENGWKYDKQVVKTEDWIDRTKEFIVTTKVLKNGDLKRSYKTVDSEKDWAAIKAKTEQDIERSNKTVGEFIYETLLENPTQKIRGKLVKTIERKFYKEELKNILIKQIELQPTLFSEELYKACIEELYPRNEAHQNAIKNRDFIYLLMDDIIFYQRPLKSQKSNISGCQLEQRVYYKANKDSGENEEVKQAVKAIPKSHPLFQEFRNWQWLQNLKIYNKVDTEKGELTDVTKQLLPSEDSWVNLFNFLQCKKELEQKQFIKYFIDKKLINKTEKDHYRWNYVEDKKYPFTETRAQFISRLTKVEGIEEINTFLDKKTQIGTKDNSPFVSRIEQLWHIIYSVSDIKEYESALEKFAIKHHLNEESFVANFIKFPPFKSDYGSYSKKALNKLLPLMRRGNYWTENDISEKVKLRVSEIMERVNALNLKEDYSSKELAETLVNVSDDDVKKQLIKSFVSFKDRNPLMGLNTFQATYLVYGRHSEVGDIQNWKTPDDIDTYLKNFKQHSLRNPIVEQVVTETLRVVRDIWKHHGKSQTNFFNEIHVELGREMKNPADKRKRISERNTENENTNNRIREILKDLMNDASIQGDVRDYSPSQQGILKIYEEGVYQNPKVDYSKVSEDEITKIRRSNNPTQKEIQRYRLWLEQGYISPYTCKPIPLSKLFTHHYQIEHIIPQSRYFDNSSSNKIICESEVNEDKDNKTAFEYLKDKGENVINGHKLLSLAAYEAHVNKYFKNNRQKLKNLLSEDIPEGFINRQMNDSRYISKLVKGLLSNIVREEGEQEVTSKNLIPVTGSVTSKLKNDWGLNDKWNELILPRFKRLNQLTQTNDFTTANTNGNTIPTVPDELLKGFSKKRIDHRHHALDALVVACCTRNHSNYLSALNTENKNYGLRDKLLIKNDNDHYTKSFQMPWHGFTTEAKNQLEETVISFKQNLRVINKANNKFWSYKDENGKLNLDKNGKPIKKLRKQTKGDNWAVRQPLHEETISGIVNLPWVKAEKEKFTYATRKSLDKSFDLKKIEKITDTGIQKILRNYLMQEKFKELDKKDKEVYNSELAFSQEGLEDLNSNIEQFNDQKPHKPIYKVRLFEKGSGRFALGFKGINAKKYAQGSPNLYFNIYRNEDGQYYETVPLNKVIIHQKNAANMPKKNRTPVPISNTAINRSKEVLVDYKMTLSPLDLVYIPTEEELNNINSLDFNNLSKSQRKRLYNVNDFSGYTIYFSPNTLAKSICPKEVDMKFDEKKQKPTGSFDSKTASLDGMSIKERCIKLIIDRLGNISKA; from the coding sequence ATGAAAAAAATACTTGGGTTAGACTTAGGAACCAATTCAATTGGTTGGGCGTTAATTGAAAATAGTTTTACTGAAAAAGAGGGTAAAATAAATGATATGGGTGTTCGTATTATACCAATGAGCGCTGATATTTTAGGGAAGTTCGATGCTGGCCAATCTCATTCGCAAACAGCTGAAAGAACTGGATACAGAGGAACAAGACGTTTATATCAACGGGACAATTTACGTAGAGAGCGTTTGCATCGTGTATTGCATATTCTAGGATTTTTGCCTAAGCATTATGATGAACATATAGATTTTGAAAAGCGATTAGGTCAATTTAAAGAAGGGAAAGAAATAAAGCTCAATTATAGATGCAACGTAGAAAATAAACATGAGTTTATTTTTATATCATCATTTAACGAAATGCTTACAGAATTTAAAAAAGCTCAACCGGAGTTATTTTATTTGAAGTCCAATGGAGAAGAAACTAAAATACCGTATGACTGGACACTGTATTATTTACGCAAAAAAGCACTTTCACAACCCTTGACCAAGCAAGAATTGGCTTGGATTATTTTAAATTTCAATCAAAAGCGTGGGTATTATCAATTGCGTGGAGAAGAAATTGACGACGATAAAAACAAGCAATTTGTTAAGCTTAAAGTAAAAGAAGTTATTAATTCTGGTGAAGCGGTAAAAGGAAAGCCATTGTTTGATGTAATTTTTGAAAACGGTTGGAAATACGATAAACAAGTAGTTAAAACCGAAGATTGGATAGATAGGACAAAGGAATTTATTGTAACTACAAAAGTGCTAAAGAATGGCGATTTAAAAAGAAGCTACAAAACCGTTGATTCCGAAAAAGATTGGGCTGCCATAAAAGCGAAAACCGAACAGGATATTGAGCGTTCCAATAAAACGGTTGGCGAATTCATTTATGAAACCCTGCTTGAAAATCCAACACAGAAAATAAGAGGAAAACTTGTTAAAACCATAGAACGTAAATTCTACAAAGAGGAATTAAAGAATATTTTAATCAAGCAAATTGAGCTACAACCTACACTTTTTTCAGAGGAATTATATAAGGCTTGTATTGAAGAATTATACCCAAGAAACGAAGCACACCAAAATGCTATAAAAAACCGTGACTTTATCTATTTGTTGATGGATGATATTATTTTCTATCAGCGTCCCCTTAAAAGTCAAAAATCTAACATTTCTGGTTGTCAGTTAGAGCAACGTGTTTATTATAAAGCCAATAAAGATTCAGGTGAAAACGAAGAGGTTAAACAGGCTGTAAAAGCTATACCAAAATCACATCCACTATTTCAGGAGTTTAGAAATTGGCAGTGGTTGCAAAACCTAAAAATCTATAATAAAGTTGATACGGAAAAAGGCGAACTAACCGATGTTACCAAGCAATTATTACCAAGCGAAGATAGCTGGGTTAATTTATTCAACTTTCTACAGTGTAAAAAAGAACTGGAACAAAAGCAATTCATTAAGTATTTTATTGATAAAAAACTCATTAATAAAACTGAAAAAGACCATTACCGATGGAATTATGTTGAAGATAAAAAATACCCGTTTACAGAAACTAGAGCGCAATTTATTTCCCGCTTAACCAAAGTCGAAGGTATCGAGGAAATCAACACGTTTTTAGATAAAAAAACACAGATCGGCACTAAAGACAATAGTCCTTTTGTATCTAGAATTGAACAATTATGGCACATAATTTATTCAGTTTCAGATATTAAGGAATACGAATCTGCTTTAGAAAAGTTCGCTATAAAACATCATTTAAACGAAGAATCTTTTGTAGCTAATTTTATCAAATTTCCTCCTTTTAAAAGCGACTATGGTAGTTATTCTAAAAAAGCATTAAATAAATTACTACCATTAATGCGAAGAGGTAACTATTGGACCGAAAATGATATTTCAGAAAAAGTAAAACTACGTGTGTCTGAAATTATGGAACGTGTTAATGCGCTTAACTTAAAAGAGGATTATAGCTCTAAAGAACTTGCCGAAACTTTAGTAAATGTTAGCGATGATGATGTAAAAAAGCAACTTATAAAAAGCTTTGTCTCGTTTAAGGATAGAAATCCACTAATGGGTTTAAATACCTTTCAAGCTACATATTTGGTTTACGGTAGGCACTCAGAGGTTGGTGATATCCAAAATTGGAAAACTCCCGATGATATAGACACGTATCTTAAAAACTTTAAACAACACTCGCTTCGGAATCCTATTGTAGAACAGGTGGTTACTGAAACTTTGCGGGTGGTACGTGATATTTGGAAACATCACGGCAAAAGCCAAACTAATTTTTTCAATGAGATTCATGTGGAGTTAGGTCGTGAAATGAAAAACCCGGCTGACAAGCGAAAGAGAATTTCTGAAAGAAATACCGAAAACGAGAACACAAACAATCGTATTAGAGAAATCTTAAAGGACTTAATGAATGATGCTTCAATTCAGGGAGATGTTAGAGACTATTCACCAAGTCAGCAAGGTATTTTAAAAATCTATGAAGAAGGTGTTTATCAAAACCCTAAAGTAGATTATTCAAAAGTTAGTGAAGATGAAATCACAAAAATTAGACGTAGTAACAATCCAACGCAAAAAGAAATTCAACGCTATCGCCTATGGTTAGAGCAAGGCTATATTTCGCCGTATACCTGCAAACCTATTCCTTTATCTAAATTATTTACGCACCATTATCAAATAGAACATATTATTCCACAGTCCCGCTATTTTGATAATTCATCAAGTAATAAAATAATTTGTGAAAGCGAGGTTAACGAAGACAAGGATAATAAAACGGCATTTGAATATTTAAAAGATAAAGGCGAAAACGTTATCAATGGGCATAAATTGCTAAGTCTGGCTGCATACGAAGCTCACGTTAATAAATACTTTAAAAACAACCGTCAAAAATTGAAAAATCTATTAAGTGAAGATATACCAGAAGGATTTATCAATAGACAAATGAACGATAGCCGCTACATAAGTAAATTGGTTAAAGGATTGTTGAGCAATATCGTTCGTGAAGAAGGCGAGCAAGAAGTAACATCAAAAAACTTAATTCCAGTAACGGGTTCTGTAACCTCAAAACTTAAAAACGATTGGGGCTTAAATGACAAGTGGAACGAGCTTATTTTACCACGATTTAAGCGCTTAAACCAATTAACACAAACCAATGACTTTACCACAGCCAATACTAATGGAAACACCATACCAACTGTACCGGATGAATTGCTAAAAGGGTTTAGTAAAAAGCGTATAGACCATCGCCATCACGCCTTAGACGCTTTGGTAGTGGCTTGTTGCACACGAAATCACAGTAATTATTTGAGTGCTTTAAATACTGAAAATAAAAACTATGGTTTACGTGATAAGTTGTTGATTAAAAACGATAATGATCATTATACCAAATCATTTCAAATGCCGTGGCACGGTTTTACAACCGAAGCTAAAAACCAATTAGAAGAAACAGTTATTAGTTTTAAGCAAAATTTACGGGTTATCAATAAAGCCAACAACAAATTTTGGTCTTATAAAGATGAAAATGGCAAGCTAAATCTAGATAAAAATGGGAAACCCATTAAAAAACTTCGTAAACAGACTAAAGGCGATAATTGGGCAGTTAGACAACCACTGCACGAAGAGACTATTTCTGGAATTGTTAATCTACCTTGGGTAAAAGCAGAGAAAGAAAAATTTACTTATGCTACAAGAAAATCACTTGACAAGTCTTTTGACCTCAAAAAAATCGAGAAAATTACAGACACAGGTATTCAAAAGATTCTTAGAAATTATTTAATGCAAGAAAAGTTTAAAGAACTCGATAAAAAAGATAAAGAGGTCTATAATAGTGAACTTGCATTCTCTCAAGAAGGTTTAGAAGATTTAAATTCAAATATTGAACAGTTTAATGATCAGAAACCTCATAAACCAATTTATAAAGTCCGTCTATTTGAAAAAGGAAGTGGTCGATTTGCATTAGGATTTAAAGGCATAAATGCAAAGAAATATGCTCAAGGATCACCCAATTTATACTTTAACATTTATAGAAATGAGGATGGGCAATATTATGAAACAGTACCTTTAAATAAAGTAATTATTCATCAAAAAAATGCTGCAAATATGCCTAAGAAAAATAGAACTCCAGTCCCTATTTCTAACACAGCAATAAATAGAAGTAAAGAAGTTTTAGTAGATTATAAAATGACACTTTCGCCATTAGACCTTGTTTACATTCCAACAGAAGAAGAGCTTAATAATATCAATTCATTGGATTTTAATAATTTAAGTAAAAGCCAACGTAAAAGATTATACAATGTAAATGACTTTTCGGGTTATACGATTTACTTCTCTCCCAATACATTAGCGAAGTCTATTTGTCCAAAAGAAGTTGATATGAAATTTGATGAAAAGAAACAAAAACCTACGGGTTCTTTTGATTCAAAAACAGCGAGTTTAGATGGTATGAGTATAAAGGAGCGATGCATCAAACTCATTATAGACAGATTAGGAAATATTTCTAAAGCTTAG
- the cas1 gene encoding type II CRISPR-associated endonuclease Cas1: MIKRTLFFGNPAYLSTRNEQLVVNFPEEAKEEKTIAIEDIGYLVLENQQITVTNGLLMKLIQNKTAVLTCDQQHMPCGFLQPLVGHTEQTERMRHQLNASLPLKKQLWQQTVTAKIENQANHLLHRKKNALKLKRWAKEVKSGDNENHEAYAAAYYFQNLFDIDGFSRNQKGLAPNNLLNYGYAILRAVTARALCSSGLLPSLGIFHRNKYNAFCLADDIMEPYRPFVDALVYDIVETGCQLQELNTHLKKELLALPAIDVFIDGNQSPLMNAMSRTTNSLYECFEGSNRKVLYPEF; this comes from the coding sequence ATGATCAAACGCACGCTATTTTTCGGAAACCCTGCTTATTTAAGTACCCGAAATGAGCAATTGGTGGTCAACTTCCCAGAAGAAGCTAAAGAAGAAAAAACCATTGCCATTGAAGACATAGGCTATTTGGTGTTGGAAAACCAACAAATTACAGTAACCAATGGTTTATTAATGAAATTAATACAAAATAAAACGGCAGTGCTAACTTGTGACCAACAACATATGCCATGTGGTTTTTTACAGCCATTAGTTGGGCATACGGAACAAACGGAGCGTATGCGCCACCAATTAAATGCTAGTTTACCTTTAAAGAAACAATTATGGCAACAGACCGTAACGGCTAAAATAGAAAACCAAGCAAACCACTTATTGCATAGAAAAAAGAATGCGTTAAAATTAAAACGTTGGGCCAAAGAAGTTAAAAGTGGCGATAATGAAAACCATGAAGCGTATGCGGCAGCCTACTATTTTCAAAACCTATTTGATATTGATGGTTTTAGCCGTAACCAAAAAGGGCTAGCTCCCAACAATTTGTTAAATTATGGCTACGCCATACTAAGGGCAGTAACCGCCAGAGCTTTATGCAGTAGTGGTTTATTACCATCACTTGGTATTTTTCATAGAAACAAGTATAATGCTTTTTGCTTGGCCGATGACATTATGGAACCGTATAGGCCTTTTGTAGATGCTTTAGTGTATGATATTGTAGAAACTGGCTGCCAGTTACAGGAGCTTAATACCCACCTTAAAAAAGAATTATTGGCATTACCTGCTATTGATGTTTTTATAGATGGGAATCAAAGCCCTTTAATGAACGCTATGAGCCGGACTACAAATAGTTTGTACGAGTGTTTTGAAGGGAGCAATAGAAAAGTATTGTACCCTGAATTTTAA
- the cas2 gene encoding CRISPR-associated endonuclease Cas2, with the protein MSKNRFERLNQYRSMWVLVFFDLPTETATERKHAARFRKELLNDGFTMFQFSIYMRFCPSRENAYVHIRRTKNALPKKGKVGIMQITDKQFGMIELFHGQKVQTPETPSQQLELF; encoded by the coding sequence ATGAGTAAAAATAGATTTGAACGCCTTAACCAATACCGGAGCATGTGGGTACTTGTTTTTTTTGATTTGCCAACGGAAACCGCCACTGAACGCAAACATGCCGCCAGGTTTAGAAAAGAGTTGCTTAACGACGGATTTACCATGTTTCAATTTAGTATTTATATGCGTTTTTGCCCAAGTAGGGAGAATGCCTATGTACATATAAGGCGTACTAAAAATGCCTTGCCAAAAAAAGGTAAAGTAGGGATTATGCAAATAACCGATAAGCAATTTGGAATGATCGAATTGTTTCATGGTCAAAAAGTACAGACTCCAGAGACCCCAAGCCAACAACTAGAGCTTTTTTGA
- a CDS encoding ATP-binding protein — MIETEVTTSNTILKQSVHDLKTELNQYKDVFVENRTHSELKAIVSNKFLKICKSFLSVGQNELELLERETGEIGELAYLMHFRLPNFFKDLMIIHRDVLLQLQIGKHKKLEGVATKKALELHSAASQNTLIKAVDFFIQKFREEELATERISKTKSGVVGKVRHHQNPWNTYVDQFEIVLAQFNTINNNDAIVKLSIRVFKDLVNRTNEITAQSISESEEIVNKLQYCISNIEKIDSKEDILRIIQELEKIEVSIDAPQNYQEGFTQSIADISNNLQRTNIPVATNGGYLLERKVDFGRSAKKWMDFNIIPQVIELWDNKSELFAFAKHSIFNLKGSLVVAKNEEFVSGSAIEIQSLKSIEETFKENLKEQQNLVTAISKIFETDFLATSIYREEEFLEVSLQNSLNQYTSETNDRFTNWIGKISGFFGNVNMAYDKVVSVKPKDLLEISTDCIAHRMFKEENAQYDMLFLNKNFLGDHFLTSRINEEEVFEKVLEQWDKGFHKSVLVVGDNHSGKSTFINKVVKKSLKKEVIALDIDSTITFQGRKFNTTKNLKVALQEIKKYRYNSKPIIIIDDLELWVDKSHAFLDNIRAVLKFAESEADDILLVVSVSKLMQQHLNHRLSFTNSFSTLIDLSSSTNAEIFNAVRLRHGASHRKLVDINDELISPLQFEKLVYRLCKRFGNTIGEVLQAWTYGTSLTNDNKVVYSESTHYFPDFFTNEEVILLKYVLLYKIIDERTIKSFLGKRYAFGYESGLKRLVNTKVLVRDQRGFLSLNAVVSYEIQQSLIYRGILK; from the coding sequence ATGATAGAAACCGAAGTAACTACATCTAATACGATATTAAAACAGTCGGTTCATGATTTAAAGACCGAACTAAACCAGTATAAAGATGTTTTTGTTGAAAATAGAACCCATAGTGAGCTAAAGGCCATAGTGAGCAATAAATTTTTAAAAATTTGCAAAAGCTTTTTGTCTGTTGGTCAAAATGAACTGGAACTATTAGAGCGTGAAACTGGTGAAATTGGGGAATTAGCATATTTAATGCACTTTAGATTACCCAATTTTTTTAAAGATCTTATGATAATTCATCGGGATGTTTTATTGCAATTACAAATAGGAAAACATAAAAAGCTGGAAGGTGTTGCCACCAAGAAAGCTTTAGAATTACATAGTGCTGCATCACAAAATACACTAATAAAAGCGGTTGATTTTTTTATTCAAAAATTTAGAGAAGAAGAATTAGCTACTGAACGTATTAGTAAAACTAAAAGTGGGGTTGTCGGGAAGGTTAGGCATCATCAAAATCCTTGGAATACCTATGTTGACCAATTTGAGATAGTATTAGCGCAATTTAATACTATCAATAATAACGATGCCATCGTTAAGTTGTCCATACGTGTTTTTAAAGATTTGGTCAACCGTACCAATGAAATAACGGCACAATCTATTAGCGAATCTGAGGAAATAGTTAATAAGCTTCAATATTGTATATCAAATATTGAAAAAATTGATAGTAAGGAAGATATATTGCGCATAATACAAGAATTAGAGAAAATAGAGGTTAGCATAGATGCGCCACAAAATTACCAAGAAGGTTTTACACAATCTATAGCAGATATATCAAACAACCTGCAACGTACCAATATACCCGTAGCCACTAATGGTGGTTACCTTCTTGAACGGAAAGTGGATTTTGGCAGGTCGGCCAAAAAATGGATGGACTTCAATATCATACCCCAGGTAATTGAATTATGGGATAATAAATCGGAATTGTTTGCATTTGCCAAGCACAGTATCTTTAACCTAAAAGGCAGCCTGGTTGTTGCTAAAAATGAAGAATTTGTTTCAGGTTCTGCAATTGAAATACAATCATTAAAAAGTATAGAAGAAACGTTTAAAGAAAATTTAAAAGAACAACAAAACCTCGTTACCGCAATTTCTAAAATATTTGAAACTGATTTTTTGGCAACATCAATTTACCGAGAAGAGGAATTTTTAGAGGTTTCATTGCAAAATTCTTTAAATCAATATACTAGCGAAACAAATGATCGTTTCACTAATTGGATCGGTAAGATTAGTGGCTTTTTTGGCAATGTAAATATGGCTTACGATAAAGTAGTTTCTGTTAAGCCAAAAGATTTACTCGAAATCAGTACTGATTGCATTGCGCACAGAATGTTTAAAGAAGAAAATGCGCAATACGATATGCTTTTCTTAAACAAAAATTTTCTCGGAGACCATTTTTTGACAAGCAGAATTAATGAAGAAGAAGTTTTTGAGAAGGTTCTAGAGCAGTGGGATAAAGGGTTTCACAAGTCTGTACTTGTTGTAGGTGATAATCATAGCGGAAAATCAACTTTTATAAACAAAGTGGTTAAAAAGAGCTTGAAAAAAGAAGTAATTGCTTTAGATATAGACAGTACTATTACATTTCAAGGAAGAAAGTTTAATACCACTAAAAACCTAAAAGTAGCTTTACAGGAAATTAAAAAGTATCGATACAATTCTAAACCTATTATAATAATTGACGATTTGGAATTATGGGTAGATAAGAGCCATGCCTTTTTAGATAATATTAGGGCAGTTTTAAAATTTGCCGAGTCAGAAGCTGATGATATTTTATTGGTTGTTTCTGTATCTAAATTAATGCAACAACATCTAAACCATAGATTGTCTTTTACGAATTCATTTTCTACACTAATAGATTTGTCCAGCAGTACTAATGCAGAAATATTTAATGCTGTACGGTTAAGACATGGAGCATCTCATAGAAAATTAGTAGATATCAACGACGAACTAATTTCTCCCCTTCAATTTGAAAAACTGGTTTATAGGTTGTGTAAAAGATTTGGCAATACTATAGGAGAAGTGCTACAGGCTTGGACATATGGTACCAGTCTTACCAATGATAATAAAGTGGTGTATAGCGAAAGCACACATTATTTCCCGGATTTTTTTACCAATGAAGAGGTTATTCTTCTTAAATACGTGCTTTTGTATAAGATAATAGATGAGCGAACCATAAAATCATTTCTGGGTAAACGATATGCCTTTGGGTACGAATCTGGTTTAAAGCGGTTGGTGAATACAAAAGTTTTAGTTCGTGACCAACGTGGGTTTTTGTCGCTTAATGCGGTCGTATCTTATGAAATTCAACAAAGTTTAATCTATAGAGGAATTTTAAAATAA
- a CDS encoding cation:proton antiporter domain-containing protein, with product MEILSSYNLIIEVSVIIILSFLFNRISSKTNIPAVLMLIILGVAMQYALKYANVGDIDFFPVLEVLGIVGLIMIVLEAALELELKKEKLMPILKSLVIGLVGLVLSAWVAALILYQFIPEMTMQSAWLYATPLSILSSAIIIPSVTGLKEHKKEFHVYESTFSDILGIMMFYFLTGGLNPEEDAGVVGFFGNLLLTVVIALVASYAIILIFQNIKSQIKLFLLIAVLLLLYGLGKKMHLSSLIIILIFGLVIANMRLFFKGKLTKYLKYKQAHHIYHELHTITGETAFVVRTFFFVIFGLSIAITSIFNLDVAIISSLIILSIYLIRFVLLFIFVGKDILPQLFIAPRGLITVLLFYAIPAEAQIATFDQGILLFVIIGTSLIMTGAMIYDKRRSSTAINAANSTKVGTAKWKAPVIGEQEG from the coding sequence ATGGAAATATTATCATCTTATAACCTTATTATCGAGGTATCTGTTATTATTATTTTATCATTTTTATTTAATAGAATTTCTAGTAAAACAAATATTCCTGCAGTTTTAATGTTGATTATTTTGGGAGTTGCTATGCAATACGCTTTAAAATATGCAAATGTTGGGGATATAGATTTTTTTCCTGTACTAGAAGTGCTAGGAATTGTTGGTTTGATCATGATTGTATTAGAGGCCGCTTTAGAGCTAGAGTTAAAGAAAGAGAAACTAATGCCAATTTTAAAATCGTTGGTTATTGGTTTGGTGGGTTTAGTTTTATCGGCATGGGTTGCAGCTTTAATATTATATCAATTTATCCCTGAAATGACCATGCAATCCGCATGGTTATATGCTACGCCGCTATCAATTTTATCAAGTGCAATAATTATACCTAGTGTTACGGGTTTAAAAGAGCATAAAAAGGAGTTTCACGTGTATGAAAGTACCTTCTCGGATATTTTGGGAATTATGATGTTCTACTTTTTAACAGGTGGTTTAAACCCAGAAGAAGATGCCGGTGTGGTCGGCTTTTTTGGGAATTTACTATTAACGGTAGTAATTGCTCTGGTAGCTAGTTATGCAATCATACTTATTTTTCAGAATATAAAAAGTCAAATTAAACTATTCTTGTTAATAGCTGTATTGTTGTTGTTATATGGTCTTGGCAAAAAAATGCATTTATCCTCACTTATTATTATTCTAATATTTGGTTTGGTTATCGCAAACATGAGGCTGTTTTTTAAAGGCAAACTAACAAAGTATTTAAAGTACAAACAAGCGCATCATATTTATCATGAGCTGCATACGATTACAGGGGAAACGGCCTTTGTTGTGCGTACATTTTTCTTTGTAATCTTTGGTCTAAGCATTGCCATTACCTCCATTTTTAATTTAGATGTAGCTATTATAAGTTCTCTTATTATTCTATCCATATACCTTATTCGTTTTGTCCTATTATTTATTTTTGTGGGCAAGGATATTCTTCCGCAACTATTTATAGCACCTAGGGGATTAATTACAGTACTTTTATTCTATGCTATACCAGCTGAAGCTCAAATAGCAACTTTTGACCAAGGTATTTTGCTTTTCGTAATTATTGGCACCAGTTTAATTATGACAGGTGCTATGATTTATGATAAACGAAGATCTAGTACAGCCATTAATGCTGCAAATAGTACTAAAGTAGGTACAGCAAAGTGGAAAGCACCTGTAATTGGCGAGCAAGAAGGCTAA